A segment of the Odontesthes bonariensis isolate fOdoBon6 chromosome 8, fOdoBon6.hap1, whole genome shotgun sequence genome:
GGTGTGCCCTTTGTGTTTTAATGCCTGGGTTATTTCAGCAGTCAGAGTATTGTGACTACCtcagttcatttaaaagttttgaaatgtgttttacaaaaatatgaagaggggaaatgatgaataaacatcacaTGTTATTTCATTATACTTGTGTTGGTTTGAAATTCATCATTACCTCCTCCTTACCGCTGAAAATGTCCGGCCCAGCTTAAGGTCTCGGTTTTAAAATCTGGCCCAGCTGAATTTGTAATTGAATAGCCCTGGTTTAAGCAATGTATCAAGAacccatcttcaatttggaacttcataccatGTATCTATGTGGGGAAAAATCTTTTTGTAGCtcaatgaccaagaaagaagcTGTTTATGAAAGAAGGAtagttttgaggggatttttttcaacattattattacaaagtaaaaagaaatttaggctttctaatttagagaaaataacatttagtatgaagttccaaattgaagatgggtTCTTCATAAATTGTTTaaaccaatttattttgaaagtattatttgaagtgtaaaagtctaaaaagttaaggccaccatcatcatatgagttcattattacttattatttaatatagtattctttaatagcagtgtgtacgttgtcactagcagcgcttttattttgaaaacatgtaaaccataGTCTTTCCGGTTTAAAGCAcccaccaccagtccaatcagtcTAAAATGTTAAGGCCACCATTATCATATGAGTTCATTATTAATGATTTTTTAATATAGTGGTTTTTGTTCCGCCATATAAACTTTAATAACATCTTGTCAATATCTTTTGAGATCCTTTTGTTAACATCAAGAGATAAAGCAGCCTGTAAGACAGGATATTTACAtctaaatattctttaatagcagcgtgtacgttgtcactagcagcgcttttattttgaaaacatgtaaaccataGTCTTTCCGGTTTAAAGCACGgaccaccaccagtccaatcagcgatgATTTATTTCGCCCGAGGGTACCTACCTTTTCCGTTTTGGTTAAtgtcgttgtgttttttgatttgccgttgtgttttgcacttcagggccaaaACACAACGACAAAAACTCTGCAGGGTGTCGGGTTTCTGACTATTTACAGTTGATTATCCCCTGTTTCACCCACAACTTCCCAGTAGTAGCATTCAAGTCAATTTTAGTGGGCAGATTTAGTGAAGTAGTTGTTTTATTGAGGCCTTTTATACCAGCCCTGCTCAGTCTGTTGGTTGGAGTTCATCAAgggaacactttttttttaaaagaatatccTCCTAAAGAGGATGTTCATGTGTtaattttccacattaaaagtgaaaaaaaaaatttttttgcagctattttcattaaaaaaaaaaaaaaaaaaactttctgtcGCTCCAACTGCAGGTGACGGAGCAGATTAAGGTGGAGCAGACGGCACGGGACCAGAATGTTGCGGAATACCTGAAGCTGGTGAACAATGCCGACAAGCAGCAGGTGTCCCGGATACGTCAGGTCTTTGAAAAGAAGAACCAGAAGTCTGCCCAGTCCATCGCTCGGCTGCAGAGGAAGCTGGAGCAGTACCACCGACGCATGAAGGACAGCGAGACCAACGGGAAGCACGGCCAGAAAGATGGCAGCGGCAAGGAGTCTGGGACACACAGCAAGGAGGGCAGCCTGCGGGACGTCAGCGCCACCGGACGACACCCGACGCTGGACAAAGTGAAGACGATCGGGCCCGGAGTGTCGCTCTCGCCACCGTTCTTCTTCAACAAGTCCAGGGAGTTCGCCAACCTCATCAGGAACAAGTTTGGCAGCGCCGACAACATCGCCCACCTAAAGAGCTCCATGGAGTCGGGGTCGGGGCTGCAGGTGGAGGGCGGAGCGAGGGGTCTGAGCGGCAGCGCCACCACCGTCGCCAAGTCGACAAAGTACCAGAGCGACGACGAGTGCTCCACGGCGACGTCGGCGTCTGCCGACTCAAACGGAAACCCGGCGGGGGGGTCGGGGGCGGGGTCCGGAGGTCCGGGAAGGTCCGACTCCAACGGGCGTCTCGTGGAAGTGCTGGACGTGGTGCGGGAGATCAGGGAGGCTCAGTCCCAGCTGGCAGAGGACATGGAGACTTTGAACACGCAGTTCAAAAGAGACTACAGCTACTTCACCCAGGTGATGCAGGAGGAGAGATACAGGTGAGCAGGCTCAGGAATAATCCCATCTGTGTACAGTTGTTCAACTTGTTTTAATGTTATGTTGGTTGGAACACTTTTGCTGATCCTCTGGACTTCACTAGTGAACAGAATTGAGCCAGCAGGGGAGAACTTGCAACGTGGGAATCGGATCCCTCGCTCTGGCAGGGACTGTGTGAATTTAGAGCCCTACAGAACAAACACACTTATTATGGTCTGTTGAAATCCACTTCCTCACAGATTTCACTGATAGATGGTAGGCTGCGCGTCTCTTTCTTGCCCTTTCTCTGAAGTCAAAACCAACTGTTCACATGAACAGGTCATATGGACCGTTTGTCAACAGTCAGTAGGAGCCATGAGTCGTTGtccagaaaataaataaaaaccagCATCCAGTCAGAGGGTCTAAAGAAGAGGGAAGACATGAAGAGATCTGCTGAAACGGTCTTAAACCTGAACTGGGCTCCGTCACAGGTCACGTTTTGGACAGCTTTAGTCACCGGCGCTTCTGCTGCAGTTACATTAACAGACAGGTAGAAACAGCAGTGGTGGGTTGATTTGACATATGATGACCTTCTCATATGAATCTGACTTTATGTCTGAGCCAAACAAGAGACAAGCGTTTGAACTGTGGCTGAGGCTCCTGCTCTCTGACCACATTATGTTATTTTCATCTGTTCCCATCCGGCGCCTCTTTGTCCAACACACAATGCTGCACGTCTGCTCAGTCGATGTGAGCTCTTACAGCCAAGAGAAAACTGTAATTTAGAAGGAGTTGTAGTCTTTTGTGTGGTGCGGCTTCACTTCTGACAAATAGCGGTGTGGAGAAGGTGTCCTTCTGCGTGAGGTGAGCGTCGCGTTTTCCTGGAGTTGAAAGCAACTGCACAGACTCTTCATCAAGCTCTAAAATGTACAGCAGTGATTTTCAGCTGCTTCCATCCATCGCTGCTATGTTTCGCTCCTGTTAATTGTATGAATAGATGAGCATGAGATATACTTATTATTGTCCCTTTGGTACAAAAGGTCTTCTTCATCGTGCAGCTCATAACTGTCAATAATGAAAACACCAGTTATCTTATTCACAGTATTCAGCCTTGAAACTGAAATTTGAGCAAGAGCTGCAACTTTTGGCAATTAATCGAGAGAAAATGAACCGTTTCACTTACCGTCGCTGCTGACTGTTTGGAAATGTATTTCAATGTGAATGTACTCAGGTTTTGGACCGGTGGTCGGATCAAATTAAGCTTCTGATACTCAGAATCATGGATTAAGAAATGATCTGCAAGTTACTCAGTGAAGGAAATAATCATTCGCTGCCCCTTTCGAGCCATCTTTACAGAGTAAGAATTTGCCCACAAGcctgaaatatttttttatccCTTATCTAGATCCACTGTATGTGTAGATCTATGATAATGACAACCCTCCTGACTTGTTAGTACATAAGCTTTGATGGGCTCGGAGTCGTAATTAAAAGCTTTTGCATGCTGAAAATAACAGTAGAGCTCACCCACTGTTGCTAAGTCAACCAAGGGCAGCAGCTTTGTTGCAGCAGTAGATAAACTGCTGTAGTGTTTggtgcccacacacacactcagttaTGCATTGTTTCTCCCTCTGTCCTCGACACGctgcctccacctcctctgcatCGTGTGTGGGCGTCCGTCTGCCAGGTATGAGCGGTTAGAGGACCAGTTAAACGACTTGACGGAGCTCCACCAGCACGAGACCAGCAATCTGAAGCAGGAACTTGCCAGCATCGAGGAGAAGGTGGCCTACCAGGCCTACGAGAGGGCCAGGGATATACAGGTAATGCATGTTAGACTCACACAGCCCATACAGTGTTTCAGAGTTGCATTCATGTTTGACTAAAATCTCACAGTGACGATGGGAGAGTTAGACGGCCGCGTAAAGGTCTCTCCACACATCCCAAAGATTCTCTTGGGGTTGAAGTCTGGACTCCGTGATTGCCAATCCATGTGTGAAAAGGATGTCTCACACTCCCCCAACCACTCTTTAACAATGTGATGCTGATGAATCCTGGCGTTGTCACCTCGGAACACGCCTGTGCCATCAGGGGAGGCACGAGGCATGATAGGTGCAGCACTCCATCCACTGCACTGATGTACCCATCACTCTGGATCAGCTTCAATCTCCCGTACAGACGGGATATCCCCATGACAACCATATGACACGCGTCCATCACTGGTTCCCACTTAAACGTTCTCAACAGTGATGTCGGCGTGACTTTTTAATGGACGCTAGTTGTTGTTTGGTCTCAGTGTGACGCTGTAAAGGAGGTGTAGATTCGGCCTTCAGGGAACGTCTTCTTTGGCTCTCCCAGAGaatgttttcttctttctaATTGTGGTGTATAAAAATGCTTGCGACTATCTATTCTCCGCATCATTTCGTGAAAAGATTACCTTGAGTTCTCTTCACATTGCGGTTTGAGGATATGACCACGTTTCTCCTTCCAGGTTTGAATAATGTCACTGACCATTCTTAACCCAGTTTTGGCATTTCCAGCCATCTCTTTCAGCTGTTTTGTTTGCCTGATGCATACCAATAATTTGACCCTTTGACCTCTTTTCCACGACCACAGGATGTGCCTTCTAATATGGGTCCTCGGGGAATCAGAGGCTACTCATCGCATCAGTTAAGAGTTAAATGAATTGTTGTTACTGAAACATATCAATCAATCACTGCTGCACTTTGTCGGCGGGAGGCTCCTACATATCTGATTGTTAAATCTaggtttttttcattattattttgaCCGGCAGTGTATTAATTAGCATCAAATTACAGCAGATGTTTTGGATGATTATTTAGATGGATTTAAAGTTAAAGTCCAGCAAAACAGCGTCGCCAAATAGCTGTTGTTTATCATGCAAATATGCCAAATTATCTCTCTGTTGCTTATTATGATTATAATTGAAAGATTCGGTGGATTTCTTGCTGGttgagattattattattatttagtttctcgtgtttttttctttggttttgatTGTTTAAACATTCCAAACTCGTAGCAGAACCAAGGATCATGCGCTTacagatgtttttgcttttgaaaatgaataaaaaatgagACAGGGGACTGTGAGATGAAGAGAGCT
Coding sequences within it:
- the tmcc3 gene encoding transmembrane and coiled-coil domain protein 3 isoform X3 yields the protein MAERCDVNSLSIPVPIRRGGSESNLDVVDSIGNDGVGLDFTKGALGIDSLQQKILKVTEQIKVEQTARDQNVAEYLKLVNNADKQQVSRIRQVFEKKNQKSAQSIARLQRKLEQYHRRMKDSETNGKHGQKDGSGKESGTHSKEGSLRDVSATGRHPTLDKVKTIGPGVSLSPPFFFNKSREFANLIRNKFGSADNIAHLKSSMESGSGLQVEGGARGLSGSATTVAKSTKYQSDDECSTATSASADSNGNPAGGSGAGSGGPGRSDSNGRLVEVLDVVREIREAQSQLAEDMETLNTQFKRDYSYFTQVMQEERYRYERLEDQLNDLTELHQHETSNLKQELASIEEKVAYQAYERARDIQEVLESCQTRVSKLELQQQQQQQTVQLENTDAKVLLGKCISIMLAIVTVILVCVSTAAKFTATLLRSRVHLALTCVAVSVLVLLWKNWEHLQYTLERLLLPH
- the tmcc3 gene encoding transmembrane and coiled-coil domain protein 3 isoform X2 is translated as MRKNYSAIPLVYVTEAERCDVNSLSIPVPIRRGGSESNLDVVDSIGNDGVGLDFTKGALGIDSLQQKILKVTEQIKVEQTARDQNVAEYLKLVNNADKQQVSRIRQVFEKKNQKSAQSIARLQRKLEQYHRRMKDSETNGKHGQKDGSGKESGTHSKEGSLRDVSATGRHPTLDKVKTIGPGVSLSPPFFFNKSREFANLIRNKFGSADNIAHLKSSMESGSGLQVEGGARGLSGSATTVAKSTKYQSDDECSTATSASADSNGNPAGGSGAGSGGPGRSDSNGRLVEVLDVVREIREAQSQLAEDMETLNTQFKRDYSYFTQVMQEERYRYERLEDQLNDLTELHQHETSNLKQELASIEEKVAYQAYERARDIQEVLESCQTRVSKLELQQQQQQQTVQLENTDAKVLLGKCISIMLAIVTVILVCVSTAAKFTATLLRSRVHLALTCVAVSVLVLLWKNWEHLQYTLERLLLPH
- the tmcc3 gene encoding transmembrane and coiled-coil domain protein 3 isoform X1 — protein: MRRFSDLSLFPRRPTLEDEEVDEESHHNAERCDVNSLSIPVPIRRGGSESNLDVVDSIGNDGVGLDFTKGALGIDSLQQKILKVTEQIKVEQTARDQNVAEYLKLVNNADKQQVSRIRQVFEKKNQKSAQSIARLQRKLEQYHRRMKDSETNGKHGQKDGSGKESGTHSKEGSLRDVSATGRHPTLDKVKTIGPGVSLSPPFFFNKSREFANLIRNKFGSADNIAHLKSSMESGSGLQVEGGARGLSGSATTVAKSTKYQSDDECSTATSASADSNGNPAGGSGAGSGGPGRSDSNGRLVEVLDVVREIREAQSQLAEDMETLNTQFKRDYSYFTQVMQEERYRYERLEDQLNDLTELHQHETSNLKQELASIEEKVAYQAYERARDIQEVLESCQTRVSKLELQQQQQQQTVQLENTDAKVLLGKCISIMLAIVTVILVCVSTAAKFTATLLRSRVHLALTCVAVSVLVLLWKNWEHLQYTLERLLLPH